The Cydia pomonella isolate Wapato2018A chromosome 9, ilCydPomo1, whole genome shotgun sequence sequence GTCTTGGCCCTCGTCAACAACGCAGTAAATAGCGACGGGGATGATCTCCGTGTCTGCGTTGTACAGTAACTCCTCGTCAGCATGTCGGGAGGGGTCAAAGACATGTGCCAGCTGACAGAACTGCTGGTTCGCGCCCTTTTTGTAGTGGTATGTTTGGGAGGTCATGGCTGGGTCACGGGGGTAGTACCTGTTGGGGAATTATGTTGATATTTAGGATGGAGTTTTATACTAATAGATATACAGGAATGTTTGAGCCAGCCACACTTTGAGAGGTGAACAAGAACTTTCACTATTATATGTATAGGAAGACCACCTTATTTCACAATTTAtaggttggtctcatagtaaaaattgttccttatgacctacatattcactaCAAAACGTGTAGCTGAACCtgaaaatattgcaaatttaaCATAATAGACACATACCcattattaatacaaaaaattgtactcttatatcttatcttataccatTATCAGCAACAAATATGCAAGCAGGTATTTAACTtatgtttttgaaaaaaaactgatttacaATCAAACCAATTTAACAATAACAATAGAGGACATTATTGTATCCCTTATATCAATATGAccataggtatttatttaaactattgtGGAATAGAAAATGGATTTTAATTTCTAAGTTCTACTTACACAACACCAGTTGGAGTAACTTCCTCAGTGCAGAAATAGAATATAGTGATGGCAATCCTAGCATCACAGTCAAAGGTAAActctatattataatatgtcCCCTTCCCGTTCTCCACGGGTTTGATCATGCCGTCTCCGATCTTGTTGTTTTCTACCAACTTGCCCACTGGCTCTGGGCAGCGGACAAAACGAAGCGACTCTTTGCGAATGTTTACAAGGCTTTTGAGAGTTTTGGTCGGCTCGTTTGATTGTGGTGGTGGGTATGGGAACTGAAAAATGTGTGTAGATTAGTAaagttgataaaaaaataaaaattataggatAATTTTCACAGGTGAACCTAGttccacaataagctcaatattAATTATGATAAACACAGTAATAAATGCCCAGGATGTGAACCCGGGAtgtcctgcttcgtaggcaggatcactaccgactaggctatgAGCTCATCAAAAGCTAAAGTTGATTCACAAATATTTGATCAATCAACCAAGGATTTGattattatattgattatgacaTGATAGAAGTACTCTTGTCCAGATTGTTAACTTAACATATATGGACTATGCATGGTCAATTAAGAGTATTGCTGTTATGgtgacaaaaatattaattgccTATTCCATTATGTCCTGCTGATATTATGACATTGGTTCTTGATTGAAGTCTAAAGTTTTCTAGGGACTAGCATTTACTAGATATTAGGTAACTCTAGCCTCCCCAGAAGCAtttttcgaaattcaaaaattcactCTGCAACTATGCCTCAAAGGCCCTTTTACAAATCAAATACAATATTTACcataacatcatatagtgactagtgacatgaaaaatacaaagcaacatttataaatacaacagccaatacctgggtaaacattacattataataatcttaaaataaataattactacagtATAACAGAGAtatatagtctctatggttaataaacttcggagatgtaaaaggtccccgatgtcagagtactaacactaataagatttggaagtGTAAAGTTTCTCAAAgtgacaaaatgaaatttatattaaataaatggcTTTAAGCCTGTTTAGCCAACAGTTTTATAACCTAATGTTACAGAATACATAGCTAGTATATATCTGATAAGTCAAatgtattatacaatattatagaGAGATGTGAAAGGTCCTCACGGTCTGAGAAagataataatacttattaataaaatttggagctGTAAAGGTTCTAGTCAttgtttcacgtcaagagactgttaagcatTTGTTTGCTTTTTAACTTGGAACCCTTCATTACTCAGTTCAAAATTCAGTGTAAAGTAAACACTATATAGTGACACTCAAGGGACTGGACGTTTTTTGACGCTATAGTTTTTGTTATATGGAgagaaattaatactaaaataaaccaactatagccaacaaatgtAGACGTTATATGGAGTTTACAGTGTAttgtggaatatgtacaaaaatttgtatacCCTGCATGCTTTGGAGACTATcatgatataattttattaataattttgcttttctttttaatttattcaacaTGCTATTCTCTCTGCACCAACTGTATCCCAGTTTTGCCCTATGATTGACTGCTAGAGAATGTCATTTggaattaagtccgccattagtACCTTGTTgattatattttgtgcaataatgcaAATTAAAATCAGTGCTGGTTTGACATTAAAAGACATAGCAAAAGTAAGTACTACAAAGTTAATTCATAACTATGGTAACATTTTATTAATGACTGTTTGACATTCATTGTTTTTCTTCATATAATATTACTAAATTAGTAACTTACAGGAGTTGGGCGGCTGCCCAGAAAGTTCAAGTCTGCATTCTCTCCAAATAAGTAAGCTTCAGGCTGAGGTGTGTCAAATCGCTCACCACCCATGATGAAGTGGCTGCCAAAGTAGTTGCCTAAAATGGTATTcattataatatgttttattcaATTCCAGAAAatggtttttactttttatcttaccaagtattaaaaaaaagtataaataagtgGCCATGGCTAAAGCACTAGGTGCAGCGACTTGCCCCATTATGTAAGAATTTGTATTCGTTAATTTCATATTATACTAACCCTagatttaagtataagtatgttactaacacaatATGGACAATGTTtgacataaataattttgtgtttttttttaataaaagtttatGCAAAAGTTTAAAACTAGCTCAGTTTAGTACAACAAGCGTACTTCAATGCTTATTGTAGCAATTGTATTAGGTACAGCATAAGATAAATTAAACACTACATAACTAATAACAACAAACTATCTggttataaataatatgatcATACTATAACTACAAAAAAGCTGGAGTTGTAACGATATTGTAGCTCTGAATATGCTATACTTAGGAATGATTTTAAaccgttattattgtaatttaaacaaaaattgtataaatagggagataatcaatataatCATCCAACGTATACTCGCAGCGCTTAGATGGTTATTCAAACGCAATAATCACCAATTTCGACATCGTCAAGTGAACAATACAAAAGGATAATATAAATAGGAGTATAAGGTCACCAGGTTTACCTGAGCGAGGTGGATATTTGTATGCATGATTCGACACGACATCAGCCTCCTCAACACCAGCGTTCTGCCTGCTGGCCAGGGCACCCATTGTTAAAATTCACTAAGACAATGTAATCACAACTATTATTTGACACAGTGGACgtggtaattattattttgatcgCAAATAGCAGACAAACAGCGTATCAATAAATGCAAATTGAGACAGCTGAGTTGACAGTCATGACTGACACTGACGCAATAGAGGCATCTTTTATAGTCATTTACACTCGTGCCTCGTGGCTCGGCTCGCGGCTCGTCTCGTGTCGGTCTCGACCACAGCTCGTCAGCTCGCCGACCTAATCGTTACACTCTCGGCTCGTCTTGTTCGCGcgtacattatttaatttttgacacCTTTTTCTTTTAGGTGCGTACCAGTGCGTACACACTAAGCCAACGAAACTAACGCCAACGAAAGGGTATCGCCGGCCTTCGTTGGCCCTGTCTGGACGACTCAACAAACGCCAAcgaccttcgagcaacaccggctaaGCCAACGACCGTTCGTGAATTATTTCGAGAATTGACTggttaaaattctaaaaaacgTCTCtgaaaagtataatttttctgtTCGACCACAACTTAAAAACGctgaaaatgtattattattttcttaagtATGGCAACATTTTAACTAAAACGTCAAGTTCATCTTTTCTGTCTTTCGAGGTTAAGGTGTCACTTTGTGAAGGTGCATATTCTTTACTTGGTATAAAAATcgctaaaaatctaaataagtgCTGCATAATTTTGTGAATCATTAAACAGTGATCATCTGCGATTATTACTAAGttggttttttgttttatttcagatcacAATGGGGCGCCGACCCGCGAGATGGTAAATAGTTTACGTTTACGAGTTCGTGCTTTTCCTTGTCACCCACGACCATAATTAACACTGAATGTAATTTATTTCCAGTTACCGCTACTGCAAAAACAAACCGTACCCAAAATCACGGTTCTGCCGTGGTGTGCCTGACCCCAAGATCCGTATTTTCGACTTGGGCAAGAAGAAGGCGCCGGTAGACGACTTCCCACTATGCGTACACTTGGTGTCCGATGAGTACGAGCAGCTGAGCTCGGAGGCGCTGGAAGCCGGCCGTATCTGCTGCAACAAGTACCTCGTGAAGAACTGCGGCAAGGATCAGTTCCACATCCGCATCCGTCTGCATCCCTTCCATGTCATCCGCATCAACAAAATGTTATCGTGCGCTGGAGCTGATAGGTATGTAAAACATACGTGATGGAAAAAGTTATCAAAGTGAAGCAACTTCATCTTCAGTGTGATATGTCAGACAGtttcacaatatatttttatatgtggtATTAATAACCCCATACATAAATGTGTCctaaacataaaaaaagttaagtttGCTTAACTAACTAACAAAAATGTATTCAACATTTATTTGAGTATTTTATAAGGATACAAATTTGTAAGCAATTATATCTAGGGTTAAAAAGTGACTCGCACTACATTTAAAGAcactaaaatttaatttcatttatttagccCCATAAGTGCTTTTAGTAagatatcaatttataataaaataacataaaaatgccagaatcaaattaaaaaagtgtaataatagttaaatcttttttgtgtgaaaattgaaaaagttcaaCTGAAACAAATGAATGGTGACTTGCTTACTCTTACTCTTTTTGTGGAAAAACACtgaattataatattcaatacTCTCGACTTgccttgtatttaatattattgtgcAATATTTCACTAATCTAACCTTGATGTTGTCTTTGTTCTTATTATCTACATTCACCTTATGAACTATAGtttgttttactttattttaccattagataaaagataaacaaTCTTAATgtctttttcttaaaaatgctttttaaaaattagtttatattacttatgaatgCAAACCAATGTAAATaatcttatcatattaaaaaatgttttttaataaaaagatacaTCACACCTTTTTTGTAATACAAAAACTAATAAAGCAAGATCCCAGacccgccagaccttacttttttctcatgactaaaatgtatgggataatatagtgatTGTAGGCATGCATATGCAGACattaaacatacatactaacactataattatcccatacattttattcgtgacaaaataagtaaggtctggtgGATCTGGGATCTTAGAC is a genomic window containing:
- the LOC133521108 gene encoding large ribosomal subunit protein uL16, which produces MGRRPARCYRYCKNKPYPKSRFCRGVPDPKIRIFDLGKKKAPVDDFPLCVHLVSDEYEQLSSEALEAGRICCNKYLVKNCGKDQFHIRIRLHPFHVIRINKMLSCAGADRLQTGMRGAFGKPQGTVARVRIGQPIMSVRSSDRWKAQVIEALRRAKFKFPGRQKIYVSKKWGFTKYDREEFEKLRADDRLANDGCNVKYRPEHGPLDAWRKVQVELHNV